In a single window of the Candidatus Wallbacteria bacterium genome:
- a CDS encoding ankyrin repeat domain-containing protein, with protein sequence MPKFILMIMFVCSVYCLPATEEINATVESGIFAAIDSHDRQLLKKEIISGADLSQTDKDGNNPLICAVSGGDLTIVKMLVTAGADVNCIEPTFKYSPLLLLTGVNANAEIAKFLIEHGADVNAEDVTGRSVIQHALEDSNRELVALLLQKGVKFKESYLSLIKDKLMAETVFSKIPDLDSRQAGLILSSARSKDLVDLMILRGVDVNLRGAGGRTALMNTDDYETARLLIERGAIVNLTDEAGITPLMNSRNTLVSELLCTCGANVNDRDCNGRTALHHILGSEGDPDSGTYPGKVIYDLVRTLVFYGADVNLKDREGLTPLMLVKDIETADFLLDHGAGLEARDLLGNTALWFAAASGSSELLQLYLKAGANVLSRNNEGRTALMNSKSDLAEILIKAGADVNAADMEGLTALMIAAGEDDSEMVGLLLRYNGAVTPHDKDGNTALHHAVMAELWENNRVVELLLKAGADLSLTNSAGRNALDLAKARLQAVRMEAQSSPSFEGNVSLYEQMIEMIKEKSGQN encoded by the coding sequence ATGCCTAAATTCATCCTGATGATTATGTTTGTCTGTTCTGTTTACTGTCTTCCAGCCACTGAAGAGATAAACGCTACCGTGGAATCCGGGATCTTCGCAGCCATCGATTCACACGACAGGCAGCTTTTGAAGAAAGAAATTATTTCAGGGGCAGACCTTTCACAGACAGACAAAGACGGCAATAATCCCCTGATCTGCGCAGTGAGCGGCGGGGACCTGACCATTGTGAAAATGCTTGTGACAGCAGGTGCAGATGTGAATTGCATTGAACCCACCTTTAAATATTCTCCTCTCCTTTTACTGACCGGGGTAAACGCAAACGCTGAGATTGCGAAATTCCTGATCGAACATGGCGCTGACGTCAATGCCGAGGACGTGACAGGCAGGAGCGTGATACAGCATGCCCTGGAAGACAGCAACCGTGAACTGGTTGCCCTGCTGCTGCAGAAAGGAGTGAAGTTCAAAGAATCATACCTGAGTCTGATCAAGGACAAGCTCATGGCAGAGACCGTGTTTTCAAAAATTCCGGATCTGGACAGCAGACAGGCAGGGCTGATCCTTTCCTCAGCCAGATCAAAAGATCTGGTGGATCTGATGATCCTGCGCGGAGTGGATGTCAATCTGAGGGGTGCCGGCGGCAGGACTGCGCTGATGAACACCGATGATTACGAAACTGCCAGGCTGCTGATCGAGCGGGGGGCGATTGTCAATCTCACGGATGAAGCCGGGATCACGCCCCTGATGAATTCCAGGAACACCTTAGTTTCTGAACTGCTCTGCACCTGTGGCGCCAATGTGAACGACAGGGATTGCAACGGCAGGACAGCCCTGCATCATATCCTGGGCAGTGAAGGTGATCCGGATAGCGGGACTTACCCCGGCAAAGTGATTTATGATCTTGTCAGGACTCTGGTTTTCTATGGCGCTGACGTGAATCTGAAAGATAGGGAAGGCCTGACGCCGCTGATGCTGGTTAAAGACATAGAGACTGCAGATTTTCTGCTTGATCATGGTGCCGGTCTTGAGGCCAGGGATCTGCTTGGCAATACAGCACTCTGGTTTGCTGCAGCTTCCGGATCGTCCGAACTGCTGCAGCTCTATCTGAAAGCCGGAGCCAATGTGCTATCCAGAAACAATGAAGGCAGGACAGCGCTGATGAATTCCAAGTCGGATCTGGCGGAAATACTGATCAAGGCAGGGGCTGACGTAAACGCTGCCGACATGGAGGGATTGACTGCATTGATGATAGCTGCCGGAGAGGATGATTCGGAGATGGTCGGGCTTCTGCTCCGGTACAACGGGGCAGTGACACCGCACGACAAGGACGGCAACACAGCCCTTCATCACGCTGTGATGGCTGAACTCTGGGAAAACAACAGAGTGGTGGAACTGCTGCTCAAAGCAGGTGCAGACTTATCGCTCACAAACTCGGCCGGCCGAAACGCGCTTGATTTAGCTAAGGCTCGGCTTCAGGCTGTACGCATGGAAGCTCAATCTTCCCCTTCCTTTGAGGGGAATGTTTCACTTTATGAGCAGATGATAGAGATGATCAAGGAGAAGAGCGGACAGAATTAG